The genomic interval TCGAACGGCATGGCCGACCGCCTGCGCGCCGGTATCGGCGCCAGCAACGCCGCCCGCCTCGCCTGGCCAACCGCGTCCAACGAGGTCTTCGCAGTCGTCAGCAAAAGCGCTGCAAAAACGGCGGAAGGCAGGGGCGCCAAATTCTATGAATGGCCGATCCCGGCCGCCACAGCGGAACTCGTTTCTGAAAATGAGGCTTTGATCCGCCTCGTCACCAGCTTCGCGACGACGGAAGCGGATGTCGATGGTTTCCTGAAGTGCCTCGCCGCGTGACGGCCGCCTGAAAGGGCCTGCCTTTTCAGCGGGCCTTTCGCTGGGCCACAGCTCACGCCGCCCTCAACCTTCTCACCTTTTGCAGAATATCCTCCGAAAGGGCGGCGACCAGCGCCCGATCTGCGCCCTTGCGCGGCACCAGCACGAATTCCACATCCTCCAGGACCGGCAGCTTTCCCGCGGCGATTTCCTTCAGCCCTGACGGAGCCATGCTACGTGGTTGCACCAGCACGCCCATTCCGGCCCGCGCCGCCGCCGTCAGGCCGCTAAGGCTGCCGCAGGTGCAGACGATCCGCCACGCCACGCCGTTTCGCCCGAGCGCTTCCAGCGCGATCGCCCGCGTAACGCTCGGTGGCGGAAAGGCGATCAGCGGCAGCAGGCCGGAGGCGAGCACATGCTCGGGATCGCGCGCCAGCCAGACGAGCGGCTCCCGATAGACGAGCGTTCCCCGCGCGTCGCCGAGCCGGCGCTTGGCTAGCACCAGGTCGATCTCACCATTGTCCTGCATCTCGTAGAGGACGCCGGAAAGCGCCACCGTCAGTTCGAGGTCGACCGACGGATGCGACCGAACGAAATCCTCGAGCACCGCCGGCAGCTGACTGGTGACGAAATCTTCCGACACCCCAAGCCGCAGCCTGCCGCGCAGGCTGTTGCTCTTGAACAGCGACTGTACCTGCCCCTCGATCGAAAGCATGGCGCGTGCATGCGACAGCAGCGCCTCTCCATCGCCGGTCAGCATCACCTTGTGCGTGTCGCGCGCAAGCAACTTGCGCCCGAGAGCCGCCTCCAGCCGCTGGATGTGCTGGCTGACTGTGGATTGGCCGAGACCCAGCCTTTCCGCGGCGAGCGTAAAGCTGCCCATCTGTTCAACGGCGACGAAACTGCGCAATTGCGAAAGGTCCAGCATAATCCAGATTTCCGATAACTGTTATTTCTTGCATCCTGGATCATAATGGACGACAGAACCATGACTGTTTTTTGTCGCGAGACCGTCATGCGCCGCTTTCTGCCCGATACGTTCACCATCCTGCTCGTCTGCACGGTCATTCTCGCCTCGCTGTTTCCGGCGAGCGGCACATTCTCGGCTTATTTCGGCATCGCCACCGATCTCGCCATTGCGGCGCTGTTTTTCCTGCACGGCGCCCGCCTCTCACGCGATGTGGTCATTGCTGGCCTCTTGCACTGGCGCCTGCATCTCGTCATCCTGCTGACGACCTTCGGCGTCTTCCCGCTGCTCGGCCTCGGGCTCGGCTACATCCCCAATACGATCCTGCCGCAGCCGCTTTATCTCGGTATTCTCTTCCTCTGCGTACTGCCGTCGACGGTGCAGTCCTCGATCGCCTTCACCTCGATGGCGGGCGGCAACGTGCCCGCCGCCATCTGCTCGGCCTCCGCGTCCAATATTTTCGGCATGTTCCTGACGCCGCTGCTCGTCGGCCTGCTGTTTTCCGTCGGCGGCCATGGCAGCTTCTCCTTCGACGCGCTCCAGCAGATCCTGCTGCAGCTGCTTGCCCCCTTCGTAGTCGGCCAGATCCTGCAGCCCTGGATTGGCGACTGGATCCGCGCCAGGAAGAAGATCCTGATGCCCGTCGACCGCGGCTCGATCCTGATGGTGGTCTATCTCGCTTTCTCGAACGCGGTCGTAGAAGGCCTGTGGCACACCTTCTCGATCGCCGACATCGCGGTCGTCATCATCGCCGACATCATGCTTCTGGTATTTGTCCTTGTTTTGACGATGTTCGGCAGCCGCTGGCTGGGCTTCAACAAGGGCGATGAGATCACCATCACCTTCTGCGGATCGAAGAAGAGTCTGGCAAGTGGCGTGCCGATGGCGAACGTCATCTTCGCCGGCCAGTCGATCGGCGCAATCGTGCTTCCGCTGATGCTCTTCCATCAGATCCAGCTGATGGCTTGTGCCATCATCGCCCAGAAATACGCCGCCGCTGCGGCCCGCCGCGCGACGGAACAGCAGATGAAGGATGCCGCCAGCCCGGCGTGAGCAAATGAAAAACGGCGCCCCGGTGGAGCGCCGTCCGTTTCCTCGAAAGGGAACAATGATTAACCGTTGATGACCTGCGCCTCGATGGCCTTCGGAGCATCGACCGGCTCTGCGGCAATCGCGATCTTGCGGGGCTTCATGGTCTCGGGAATGTTGCGCAGAAGAACGATGTGAAGCAGGCCGTTCTTCAGCGAAGCGGCTGATACCTCGACATGGTCGGCAAGCTGGAAGCGGCGCTCGAAAGCGCGCTTGGCAATGCCGCGATAGAGGAATTCGCCGCCTTCTGCAGTATCCTCGTTCTTTTCACCCTTCACGGACAGCACATTGGCATGGGCTTCGATCGACAGTTCCGTTTCGTCGAAACCGGCTACTGCCATGGTGATGCGATAGGTGTTTTCACCAGTGCGCTCGATATTGTAGGGCGGATAGGTCTGCGCCTGCTCCGGCTGAGCGAGGCTGTCGAGCATGGTGAAAAGCCGGTCGAAACCGACCGTCGAA from Rhizobium lentis carries:
- a CDS encoding Hsp20 family protein produces the protein MRHVDFSPLYRSTVGFDRLFTMLDSLAQPEQAQTYPPYNIERTGENTYRITMAVAGFDETELSIEAHANVLSVKGEKNEDTAEGGEFLYRGIAKRAFERRFQLADHVEVSAASLKNGLLHIVLLRNIPETMKPRKIAIAAEPVDAPKAIEAQVING
- a CDS encoding bile acid:sodium symporter family protein; amino-acid sequence: MDDRTMTVFCRETVMRRFLPDTFTILLVCTVILASLFPASGTFSAYFGIATDLAIAALFFLHGARLSRDVVIAGLLHWRLHLVILLTTFGVFPLLGLGLGYIPNTILPQPLYLGILFLCVLPSTVQSSIAFTSMAGGNVPAAICSASASNIFGMFLTPLLVGLLFSVGGHGSFSFDALQQILLQLLAPFVVGQILQPWIGDWIRARKKILMPVDRGSILMVVYLAFSNAVVEGLWHTFSIADIAVVIIADIMLLVFVLVLTMFGSRWLGFNKGDEITITFCGSKKSLASGVPMANVIFAGQSIGAIVLPLMLFHQIQLMACAIIAQKYAAAAARRATEQQMKDAASPA
- a CDS encoding LysR family transcriptional regulator, with amino-acid sequence MLDLSQLRSFVAVEQMGSFTLAAERLGLGQSTVSQHIQRLEAALGRKLLARDTHKVMLTGDGEALLSHARAMLSIEGQVQSLFKSNSLRGRLRLGVSEDFVTSQLPAVLEDFVRSHPSVDLELTVALSGVLYEMQDNGEIDLVLAKRRLGDARGTLVYREPLVWLARDPEHVLASGLLPLIAFPPPSVTRAIALEALGRNGVAWRIVCTCGSLSGLTAAARAGMGVLVQPRSMAPSGLKEIAAGKLPVLEDVEFVLVPRKGADRALVAALSEDILQKVRRLRAA